The following coding sequences lie in one Deltaproteobacteria bacterium IMCC39524 genomic window:
- the nqrF gene encoding NADH:ubiquinone reductase (Na(+)-transporting) subunit F: MIAISLGVLIFTIIVMILVTVILVARSWLIPPGEVTLNINDDPDKSLSVNPGDKLLGVLGNHDIFIPSACGGGGTCAQCRVKIKSGGGDILPTETAHINKREAKEGYRLSCQVNVKQDMSLELPAEIFSISKWECQVISNKSRATFIKELVLALPEGADLDFRAGGYIQIDAPPHVAEYKTMEIDEEFRGDWDKYDLWQYRSEVDETIMRAYSMANYPEEKGIVMLNVRVCPPPPAVPEAPPGQMSSFIFNLKPGDKVMVSGPYGEFFAKETDAEMVFVGGGAGMAPMRSHIFDQLKRLDSKRKISFWYGARSLREAFYVEEFDELAEKFDNFSWTLVLSDPLPEDNWSGATGFVHQYLYDNYLVDHPAPEDCEYYMCGPPMMNKAAGEMIYNLGVEHENIMFDDFGI, from the coding sequence ATGATTGCAATAAGCTTGGGCGTACTCATATTCACGATCATAGTCATGATACTGGTGACCGTCATTCTGGTTGCCAGGTCCTGGCTGATCCCGCCGGGCGAAGTGACGCTCAATATCAATGATGACCCGGACAAAAGCTTGTCGGTGAATCCCGGCGACAAGCTGCTCGGCGTGCTTGGCAACCACGATATCTTTATCCCCTCCGCCTGTGGTGGTGGTGGAACTTGCGCTCAGTGCCGGGTCAAGATCAAATCGGGCGGCGGTGATATCCTGCCGACTGAAACTGCACACATCAACAAGCGGGAGGCGAAAGAAGGGTATCGGCTCTCCTGCCAGGTCAACGTCAAGCAGGACATGTCCCTCGAACTGCCGGCCGAGATTTTTTCCATCAGCAAGTGGGAATGTCAGGTTATCTCCAACAAAAGCCGCGCAACCTTTATCAAGGAGCTGGTGCTGGCTTTGCCGGAAGGTGCAGACCTCGATTTCCGCGCGGGCGGCTATATCCAGATTGACGCGCCACCACACGTTGCCGAATACAAAACCATGGAGATCGATGAAGAGTTCCGGGGGGACTGGGACAAGTACGACCTCTGGCAGTATCGCTCCGAGGTCGATGAAACGATCATGCGCGCCTACTCGATGGCTAACTATCCGGAGGAAAAAGGCATCGTCATGCTCAACGTTCGGGTCTGTCCGCCGCCACCTGCTGTCCCCGAGGCACCCCCGGGCCAGATGTCGTCTTTTATCTTCAACCTGAAACCGGGAGACAAAGTTATGGTCTCGGGCCCCTACGGCGAATTCTTTGCCAAGGAGACCGACGCTGAAATGGTCTTTGTCGGCGGCGGTGCCGGCATGGCCCCAATGCGTTCACACATTTTTGATCAACTCAAAAGACTTGATTCAAAACGCAAAATCTCATTCTGGTATGGCGCCCGCAGCCTGCGTGAAGCCTTCTACGTGGAGGAGTTCGACGAGCTTGCGGAGAAGTTTGACAATTTCAGCTGGACCCTGGTTTTGTCCGACCCCTTGCCGGAAGACAACTGGAGCGGAGCGACAGGGTTTGTTCACCAGTATCTTTATGACAATTACCTGGTCGACCATCCGGCCCCTGAAGACTGTGAATATTACATGTGCGGTCCGCCGATGATGAACAAGGCCGCCGGTGAGATGATCTATAACCTGGGCGTGGAACACGAGAATATCATGTTCGATGATTTCGGTATCTAA
- a CDS encoding aminoglycoside phosphotransferase gives MRFEQVKSLLQHLIPNYHRKVSDYYQEMANGDVSPRVRLMLDYLIDHELHRALALGEYCKETSHHVLEHWLKGVEIAFPQARQDILGEAARTDLDQLVKSAITYKTNLTSYFGHLLEHCTEKETINLFQTLKAQEEKAMKRMIRHAQGLADL, from the coding sequence ATGCGCTTTGAACAGGTAAAGTCGTTATTACAGCATCTCATCCCGAATTATCACCGCAAGGTCAGTGATTACTACCAGGAGATGGCGAACGGTGACGTCTCGCCGCGCGTGCGGCTGATGCTCGACTACCTGATCGACCATGAACTGCATCGGGCGCTGGCGCTGGGGGAATATTGCAAGGAAACATCGCACCATGTCCTTGAGCACTGGCTCAAGGGGGTAGAGATTGCTTTTCCGCAAGCGAGGCAGGACATTCTTGGTGAAGCGGCGAGGACAGATCTTGATCAACTGGTGAAGTCGGCCATTACCTATAAAACAAACCTGACCAGCTATTTTGGCCACCTGCTCGAACACTGCACCGAGAAAGAGACCATCAACCTTTTCCAAACCTTGAAGGCCCAGGAAGAAAAAGCGATGAAACGAATGATCCGCCATGCACAGGGGCTGGCTGACCTTTAA
- a CDS encoding FAD:protein FMN transferase encodes MLRAFSLLTSSLLLLALTCGCQQGETSDRLLLSGQTMGTTWSLNMVPGSPGTDSAVLKQRLQARLDQINGLMSTYDPESELSRFNSLASTDWYPVSEDTARVIDASQEISALSGGAFDISIGPLVELWGFGAAERRSKTPTEGQIRENLARIGYKNIQLRRGPTAIKKQIPELQIDLSAVAKGYAVDALAKILEQQGVDNYLLEIGGELKIAGHRGDDRPWQIALEKPLEDVRDVAAIFPLSNTALATSGNYRNFYVEDGQRYSHTIDPVSGKPIRHKLASVTVLAKTCARADALATALMVLGEEKARLFCEKNQIAAYFLIHDKTSTTAYASPAFERFLKEVEQ; translated from the coding sequence ATGCTGAGAGCCTTTTCCCTCCTGACAAGCAGTTTGCTTCTCCTCGCGCTGACCTGCGGTTGCCAGCAGGGAGAGACCTCAGACAGGCTTCTCCTCTCCGGGCAGACCATGGGAACCACCTGGTCGTTGAACATGGTTCCCGGATCTCCCGGCACAGACTCTGCTGTTCTGAAACAACGTCTTCAAGCCCGCCTTGACCAGATCAACGGTCTGATGTCGACCTATGACCCGGAGTCGGAGCTGTCACGATTCAATAGCCTGGCCAGTACCGATTGGTACCCTGTCTCGGAAGACACGGCTCGTGTCATAGATGCTTCGCAAGAGATCAGCGCCCTCAGTGGCGGAGCTTTCGACATCAGCATCGGACCCCTGGTTGAGCTCTGGGGGTTTGGTGCCGCAGAACGGAGGTCGAAAACTCCCACGGAAGGCCAGATTCGAGAAAACCTTGCCCGGATCGGCTACAAGAATATTCAACTGCGCAGAGGGCCCACAGCGATCAAAAAGCAGATCCCAGAATTGCAAATCGATCTGTCTGCCGTTGCCAAGGGCTACGCGGTTGACGCCCTCGCAAAGATCCTTGAACAACAGGGCGTCGATAACTACCTCCTGGAGATTGGTGGGGAGCTAAAGATTGCAGGGCATCGTGGCGATGATCGCCCTTGGCAGATAGCGCTCGAAAAACCGCTGGAAGACGTACGAGACGTTGCTGCGATTTTCCCCCTCTCCAATACCGCGCTGGCCACCTCAGGGAATTATCGAAACTTTTACGTGGAAGACGGTCAGCGCTACTCACACACCATAGACCCGGTCAGCGGTAAGCCGATTCGTCACAAACTGGCCTCGGTCACCGTGCTTGCCAAGACCTGCGCGCGGGCAGACGCCCTGGCCACGGCATTAATGGTCCTGGGAGAAGAAAAAGCTCGCTTATTCTGTGAAAAGAATCAGATTGCAGCCTATTTCCTGATTCACGACAAAACATCGACAACCGCTTATGCCAGTCCGGCTTTCGAACGGTTTCTGAAAGAGGTTGAACAATGA
- the proV gene encoding glycine betaine/L-proline ABC transporter ATP-binding protein ProV, with protein sequence MSQAVKVSVKNLFKIFGPHPKKALAMLEQGLAKEEIFEKTETTIGVQNASFEIYTGEIFVIMGLSGSGKSTMVRMINRLIEPTVGQVFIDNEDIVSMTNDELVKMRRKKMSMVFQSFALMPHMTVLQNAAFGLEMDGIDKQTREARALQALEQVGLEAWAGSMPDELSGGMQQRVGLARGLAVDPDILLMDEAFSALDPLIRTEMQDELLKLQAKAKRTIVFISHDLDEAMRIGDRIAIMEGGSVVQVGTPEEILQNPADDYVRAFFRGVDPTNILTAGDIATDTQVTIPITDGKNPRAALQRLIKNDRDYGYVVDANRTFKGVVSSDSLREMLDQEEQPHLIPNAYLDEVVTAQATDSMQDILPNVASHPWPLPILGENDKYLGAVSKNLFLRTLHRSEQETTEVTA encoded by the coding sequence ATGTCACAAGCGGTCAAAGTTTCAGTTAAAAACCTGTTCAAGATATTCGGCCCTCATCCCAAAAAAGCCCTGGCCATGCTTGAACAAGGCTTGGCTAAAGAAGAAATTTTTGAAAAAACCGAAACAACGATCGGTGTACAGAATGCAAGCTTCGAAATCTACACCGGTGAGATTTTTGTCATCATGGGCCTTTCCGGTTCCGGGAAATCAACCATGGTACGGATGATCAACCGCTTGATCGAACCGACTGTTGGACAGGTCTTTATCGACAACGAAGATATCGTCAGCATGACCAATGACGAGTTGGTGAAGATGCGGCGCAAGAAGATGAGTATGGTTTTCCAATCCTTTGCCCTGATGCCGCATATGACGGTTCTGCAGAATGCCGCCTTCGGTCTTGAGATGGACGGCATCGATAAGCAGACCCGGGAAGCACGGGCGCTCCAGGCGCTGGAACAGGTTGGCCTTGAGGCCTGGGCAGGCAGCATGCCGGACGAACTCTCCGGCGGCATGCAGCAGAGGGTCGGTCTGGCTCGCGGTCTGGCGGTTGATCCTGACATTCTGCTGATGGACGAGGCTTTCTCAGCGCTTGACCCGCTGATCCGCACCGAAATGCAAGACGAGCTCCTCAAACTGCAAGCCAAGGCGAAACGAACCATCGTCTTTATCTCCCATGACCTCGATGAAGCGATGCGAATCGGGGATCGGATCGCCATCATGGAAGGTGGCAGTGTGGTTCAGGTCGGCACCCCTGAAGAAATTCTCCAGAACCCGGCCGATGATTACGTGCGCGCCTTCTTCCGTGGTGTTGATCCGACCAACATTCTTACTGCTGGAGACATCGCTACCGACACCCAGGTGACCATACCGATTACAGATGGCAAGAACCCACGTGCGGCGTTGCAAAGACTGATCAAAAATGACCGTGATTACGGCTATGTTGTTGATGCCAACCGCACCTTCAAGGGGGTCGTTTCATCTGACTCGCTGCGCGAGATGCTCGATCAGGAGGAACAACCTCACCTGATCCCTAACGCCTATCTTGACGAGGTTGTAACAGCACAAGCCACTGACTCGATGCAGGACATCCTGCCCAACGTAGCAAGCCATCCCTGGCCGTTACCCATTCTCGGAGAGAATGATAAGTACCTGGGTGCAGTATCCAAGAATCTCTTCCTGCGCACTCTGCACCGCAGCGAACAGGAAACAACAGAAGTGACGGCCTGA
- a CDS encoding proline/glycine betaine ABC transporter permease, whose protein sequence is MRIFNFDEQLIPLDEWIQTAVDWVVLNYRDFFQVIKVPVELSLEGLEWLFATLPPFVVILLFAIAAWRYAGKRVTAFTVLSFLLVGYLGLWDDTMTTLAMVICSVVFCAIVGIPLGIMSGRSDRFEMFLRPFLDAMQTTPAFVYLIPVVMLFSIGTVSGILATIVFALPPIIRLTSLGIRQVHPELVEAALAFGATSWQVLRKVQFPLAMPSVMAGLNQTIMMALSMVVIAALIGAGGLGNPVVQGLNTLEIGLATIGGLSIVLLAMVLDRITQGMSHK, encoded by the coding sequence ATGCGAATTTTCAATTTTGATGAACAGCTGATACCGCTTGATGAATGGATCCAAACTGCCGTCGACTGGGTGGTGCTCAACTATCGGGACTTTTTCCAGGTGATCAAAGTCCCTGTCGAGCTGAGTCTGGAAGGCCTGGAATGGCTTTTTGCGACACTTCCACCGTTCGTGGTAATCCTCCTCTTTGCCATTGCCGCCTGGCGTTATGCCGGGAAAAGGGTGACCGCTTTTACGGTTCTCTCTTTCTTGCTGGTTGGTTATCTCGGGCTCTGGGACGACACCATGACGACCCTGGCGATGGTGATCTGTTCGGTGGTGTTTTGCGCCATCGTCGGGATTCCCCTCGGTATCATGTCGGGTCGCAGCGATCGTTTTGAGATGTTCTTGCGCCCTTTCCTTGACGCCATGCAGACGACTCCGGCCTTTGTCTACCTGATTCCGGTGGTCATGCTCTTCAGCATTGGCACGGTCTCCGGCATCTTGGCAACGATCGTCTTTGCCCTGCCGCCGATCATTCGTCTGACCAGCCTCGGTATTCGCCAGGTTCATCCAGAGCTGGTTGAAGCAGCACTCGCTTTTGGTGCCACGTCCTGGCAGGTTTTACGCAAGGTCCAATTCCCTCTTGCCATGCCGTCGGTTATGGCGGGGCTGAACCAGACCATTATGATGGCACTCTCAATGGTTGTCATTGCGGCACTGATTGGTGCTGGTGGTCTTGGCAACCCCGTTGTGCAAGGCTTGAACACTCTGGAGATCGGCTTGGCCACCATCGGTGGTTTGTCGATTGTTCTCCTGGCGATGGTGCTTGACCGGATCACCCAGGGGATGTCCCACAAGTAA
- the proX gene encoding glycine betaine/L-proline ABC transporter substrate-binding protein ProX, with protein sequence MKRFLFVLLMLALSMPALADQQEPGKGVKVQPARATWNTGYFQEALVSAGLKELGYNVKKPKELQNPLFYQSLALGDLDYWTNGWFPVHDGQLPKDFYEKGEKVGYVVKAGGLQGYLVSKRDVEKYNIQSLEDFKRPEVKEAFDANGDGKADLTACPAGWGCEGTIAHHLEVYDLEEHINPIKASYSASMADALARYKAGKPAFFYTWAPNWTIFKFKPGEDVVWMNVPEIKPTEAQEPMVDRLTVSGIEGAVSDPVKLGFVVADIQIVANKEFLAANPAAKEFFKVFTLPLGDINEQNTKMQEGEKSQKDINRHVKEWIAKNQEKWDGWLAAARKAAM encoded by the coding sequence ATGAAACGTTTTTTATTCGTTCTACTGATGTTGGCTCTATCGATGCCAGCCTTAGCTGACCAGCAAGAGCCCGGCAAAGGCGTCAAAGTTCAACCTGCCCGCGCAACCTGGAATACAGGTTACTTCCAGGAAGCTCTGGTAAGTGCTGGCCTGAAAGAACTTGGCTACAATGTCAAAAAACCCAAAGAGCTGCAGAATCCTCTCTTCTACCAATCCCTTGCCCTGGGCGATCTCGACTACTGGACCAACGGTTGGTTCCCCGTCCACGACGGTCAACTACCAAAGGATTTTTACGAGAAGGGTGAAAAAGTCGGCTACGTCGTCAAGGCTGGCGGACTGCAAGGCTACCTGGTCTCAAAAAGAGACGTAGAGAAATACAATATCCAATCCCTTGAAGACTTCAAACGTCCCGAAGTCAAAGAAGCTTTCGACGCCAATGGCGACGGCAAAGCTGACCTGACTGCCTGCCCGGCAGGTTGGGGCTGTGAAGGGACCATCGCTCATCATCTGGAAGTCTACGATCTTGAAGAACATATCAACCCGATCAAAGCGTCCTATTCCGCAAGTATGGCTGATGCTCTGGCCCGTTACAAAGCCGGCAAACCAGCCTTCTTTTACACCTGGGCCCCAAACTGGACAATTTTCAAGTTCAAGCCAGGTGAAGACGTGGTCTGGATGAACGTTCCTGAGATCAAGCCCACAGAAGCGCAAGAGCCAATGGTCGATCGCCTGACCGTGAGCGGTATTGAGGGCGCCGTCAGTGATCCGGTTAAACTCGGCTTCGTGGTTGCAGACATCCAGATTGTTGCCAACAAGGAATTTCTCGCTGCGAACCCTGCCGCTAAAGAGTTTTTCAAGGTCTTTACTCTACCCCTCGGTGATATCAACGAGCAGAACACCAAAATGCAGGAAGGTGAAAAATCACAAAAAGATATCAATCGACACGTCAAGGAGTGGATTGCCAAGAACCAGGAGAAGTGGGACGGCTGGCTCGCAGCGGCTCGCAAGGCAGCCATGTAG
- a CDS encoding MarC family protein produces the protein MDPFIKSFLLLFMLLNPFLLIIYLVDLVQEMDFHAFLKVLIRASCISSAVFITFALLGDLIFERLLQANFASFQIFGGIVFLMIGLQFVFKGPDAIKNLRGKPEHIAGAIAMPIMIGPGTVSASILAGRELPQVWAIASILLAIGLVVAIMIGLKKVHDIVRTRNEPLIERYVEVAGRIVALVVGTYAIEMIMQGASVWAQKLF, from the coding sequence ATGGATCCGTTTATAAAATCATTTCTGCTCCTGTTCATGTTGTTGAACCCGTTCCTGTTGATCATCTACCTGGTCGACTTGGTTCAGGAGATGGATTTTCATGCTTTCTTGAAAGTTCTTATTCGCGCCTCTTGTATCAGTTCTGCGGTGTTCATCACCTTTGCCCTGCTAGGGGATCTGATCTTCGAGAGGCTCCTGCAGGCCAACTTTGCATCTTTTCAAATTTTTGGTGGTATTGTCTTCCTGATGATCGGCCTGCAATTTGTGTTTAAAGGTCCGGATGCTATCAAAAACTTACGTGGCAAGCCTGAGCATATTGCCGGCGCTATTGCCATGCCCATTATGATTGGCCCTGGAACCGTGAGCGCTTCGATTCTGGCCGGCAGAGAGCTGCCACAGGTTTGGGCCATCGCTTCAATCCTGCTCGCCATCGGTCTGGTTGTCGCCATCATGATAGGCCTGAAAAAGGTACACGATATCGTGCGGACCCGGAATGAACCATTAATCGAGCGTTACGTTGAGGTGGCCGGTCGCATTGTCGCCCTGGTCGTCGGAACCTATGCGATAGAGATGATCATGCAGGGCGCATCAGTCTGGGCACAGAAGCTATTCTAG